One Pedomonas mirosovicensis genomic region harbors:
- a CDS encoding alpha-N-arabinofuranosidase: protein MAKSDPVPVSVSVDPAKTGPVINRDIYGQFAEHLGRGIYEGIWVGENSSIPNTKGYRNDVLEALRKIRVPVIRWPGGCFADEYNWRDGIGPRDKRPVRVNTHWGGVTENNEFGTHEFLDFTELVGAEAYVAGNMGSGTPREMAEWVEYMTSDSQSSLANERRANGRDKPWKVKYFGIGNESWGCGGNMRPEYSADLHRRYQTFVKAPRENPVIKVATGANVDDYNFTKVLMERAAHQMDAISLHYYTFTHSWEDKGPATGFNEDGWATTLQNALRMDELLTKHSAIMDQYDPQKRVGLFVDEWGTWFNQEPGSTPGFLYQQNSLRDAEVAALTLNIFHRHTDRVRMANIAQMINVLQAMILTDKEKMILTPTYHVFDLYVPFQGATPVNASVEAPAYKKGDVTLPRVDVSAARDTSGKLHIALVNLDPTRPARVTTDIAGVKVKGAKGRVLTADKIDAHNTFDNPNVVKPVAFSGRVEGCKLVFDLPAKSVAVVAVD from the coding sequence ATGGCGAAGAGCGATCCGGTGCCGGTCTCCGTTTCGGTGGACCCGGCCAAGACTGGCCCTGTCATCAACCGCGATATCTATGGCCAGTTCGCCGAACACCTGGGCCGCGGCATCTATGAAGGCATCTGGGTTGGGGAAAACTCTTCCATTCCCAACACCAAGGGCTATCGCAACGACGTGCTCGAGGCGCTGCGGAAGATCCGCGTGCCGGTCATCCGCTGGCCGGGCGGCTGCTTCGCCGACGAGTACAACTGGCGCGACGGTATCGGCCCGCGCGACAAGCGCCCGGTGCGCGTCAACACCCACTGGGGTGGCGTGACCGAGAACAACGAATTCGGCACCCACGAATTCCTCGACTTCACCGAACTGGTGGGCGCGGAAGCCTATGTGGCCGGCAACATGGGCAGCGGCACCCCGCGCGAAATGGCTGAATGGGTGGAGTACATGACCTCCGACAGCCAGTCGTCGCTGGCCAACGAGCGCCGCGCCAACGGCCGCGACAAGCCGTGGAAGGTGAAGTACTTCGGCATCGGCAACGAGAGCTGGGGCTGCGGCGGCAACATGCGTCCGGAATATTCGGCCGACCTGCACCGCCGTTACCAGACCTTCGTGAAGGCGCCGCGCGAAAATCCGGTCATCAAGGTGGCCACCGGCGCGAACGTCGATGACTACAACTTCACCAAGGTGCTGATGGAACGCGCCGCCCATCAGATGGACGCCATCAGCCTTCACTACTACACTTTCACCCACAGCTGGGAAGACAAGGGTCCGGCCACCGGCTTCAATGAAGACGGCTGGGCCACCACCCTGCAGAACGCCCTGCGGATGGACGAGCTGCTGACCAAGCACTCCGCCATCATGGACCAGTACGACCCGCAGAAGCGCGTCGGCCTGTTCGTGGACGAGTGGGGCACCTGGTTCAACCAGGAGCCGGGCTCGACGCCGGGCTTCCTCTACCAGCAGAACAGCCTGCGCGACGCGGAAGTAGCGGCACTGACGCTGAACATCTTCCACCGTCACACCGACCGCGTGCGGATGGCCAACATCGCGCAGATGATCAACGTCCTTCAGGCGATGATCCTGACCGACAAGGAAAAGATGATCCTGACGCCGACCTACCACGTGTTCGACCTGTACGTGCCGTTCCAGGGCGCGACCCCGGTCAACGCGTCGGTTGAAGCGCCGGCGTACAAGAAGGGCGACGTTACCCTGCCGCGCGTCGACGTGTCCGCTGCCCGCGATACCTCGGGCAAGCTGCACATCGCGCTGGTCAACCTGGACCCGACCCGTCCGGCACGTGTCACCACCGACATCGCCGGCGTGAAGGTGAAGGGCGCCAAGGGCCGCGTGCTGACCGCCGACAAGATCGACGCCCACAACACCTTCGACAACCCGAACGTCGTCAAGCCGGTGGCGTTCAGCGGCCGCGTCGAAGGCTGCAAGCTGGTGTTCGACCTGCCGGCCAAGTCGGTCGCCGTCGTCGCCGTCGACTAA
- a CDS encoding DUF6805 domain-containing protein gives MPLRTEATPDNPRLLAFLHGPLVLAADLGPADKHFEQQTPALVSPDPLKALKPVDAAQHVFRMEGAVPQALTLRPFFNQYDNRTAVYFPIFSQAEWAGEREAFLAAQREKAALEKRTVDVVFLGEMQPERDHNFRSNHSDLLSWQGRSGRQAWWGEGNYIEVDMAVRPGPMVLRALYWGEEVNKNFDILIDGKRLVNERRQAEPVKKFVSVDYALPEALIRGKSTIAVRFETRGSDAPVYELRTLTAGK, from the coding sequence ATGCCGCTGCGGACCGAGGCGACGCCGGACAATCCGCGCCTGCTCGCCTTCCTCCACGGCCCGCTGGTGCTCGCCGCCGATCTCGGCCCGGCAGACAAGCATTTCGAGCAGCAGACCCCGGCGCTGGTCTCGCCCGACCCGCTCAAGGCGCTGAAGCCAGTGGATGCGGCGCAGCATGTGTTCCGCATGGAAGGCGCGGTGCCGCAGGCGCTGACGCTGCGCCCCTTCTTCAACCAGTACGACAACCGCACGGCGGTCTACTTCCCCATCTTCAGCCAGGCCGAATGGGCGGGCGAGCGCGAAGCGTTCCTTGCCGCGCAAAGGGAAAAGGCGGCGCTGGAGAAGCGCACGGTCGATGTGGTCTTCCTCGGCGAAATGCAGCCCGAACGCGATCATAATTTCCGCTCCAACCACAGCGATCTGCTCTCCTGGCAGGGCCGCAGCGGCCGTCAGGCATGGTGGGGCGAGGGCAATTACATCGAGGTGGACATGGCCGTCCGCCCCGGCCCCATGGTGCTGCGCGCCCTCTACTGGGGCGAGGAAGTGAACAAGAACTTCGATATCCTCATCGATGGCAAACGCCTCGTGAACGAGCGCCGTCAGGCCGAGCCGGTAAAGAAGTTCGTCTCCGTGGACTATGCCCTTCCCGAGGCGCTGATCCGCGGCAAATCCACCATCGCCGTGCGCTTCGAAACCCGCGGCAGCGACGCGCCGGTTTATGAGCTGCGAACGCTGACGGCTGGCAAGTGA
- a CDS encoding SMP-30/gluconolactonase/LRE family protein, whose product MADYRIIERDVRDQLGEGLYWSPRDNAVYWTDIIGKAVHRLSFGTGAIASWSVPEMVGWVIERENKPGFIAGFQSGFVELELEPLAIRPIHNPHPHLPGNRMNDAKADRHGRIWAGSMHVDADRPTGAFHRLDPDFSVHKMDDGYTVANGPALSPDQTWLYHTDTELRRIYRFALHDDGSLDERSVFIEFQEDWGYPDGMTVDSEGGLWVAHWGGGRVSRFSADGTLERSIHLPASQITNVVFAGENFERMFVTSAAVGKDDEPLAGSLFEVNPGVRGLPCGRFGG is encoded by the coding sequence ATGGCTGATTATCGCATCATCGAACGCGACGTGCGGGACCAGTTGGGCGAAGGCCTCTACTGGTCCCCGCGGGACAACGCGGTCTACTGGACGGACATCATCGGCAAGGCGGTGCACCGGCTCTCCTTCGGGACCGGCGCCATCGCCAGCTGGAGCGTGCCCGAGATGGTGGGCTGGGTGATCGAGCGGGAAAACAAGCCCGGCTTCATCGCCGGGTTCCAGAGCGGTTTCGTCGAGCTGGAGCTTGAGCCGCTTGCCATCCGGCCTATCCATAATCCGCACCCGCACCTGCCGGGCAACCGGATGAACGACGCCAAGGCCGACAGGCATGGCCGCATCTGGGCGGGCTCCATGCACGTGGACGCGGACCGTCCGACCGGGGCCTTCCACCGCCTCGACCCGGACTTCTCCGTCCATAAGATGGACGATGGCTACACCGTCGCCAATGGCCCGGCCCTGTCGCCCGACCAAACGTGGCTCTACCACACCGATACCGAACTGCGCCGCATCTACCGCTTTGCTCTCCACGACGACGGAAGCCTTGACGAGCGCAGCGTCTTCATCGAATTCCAGGAAGACTGGGGCTACCCGGACGGCATGACCGTCGACAGCGAAGGCGGCCTCTGGGTCGCCCACTGGGGCGGCGGCCGCGTCAGCCGCTTCTCGGCCGACGGCACGCTGGAACGCTCCATCCACCTGCCGGCATCGCAGATCACCAACGTGGTGTTCGCAGGCGAAAACTTTGAGCGCATGTTCGTCACCTCCGCCGCCGTCGGCAAGGACGACGAGCCCCTCGCGGGCAGCCTCTTCGAGGTGAATCCCGGCGTGCGGGGCCTGCCCTGCGGGCGCTTCGGCGGATAA
- a CDS encoding mechanosensitive ion channel family protein, which produces MEQVDSETGPIWVIAAETLDAVPDLLAEGENSDAATLLERWLPEPFLKTDVLGAPVGHWLALFGLTLLSYLASWLLIAIGLQIDAWWYRRRHREARSVFSTLAPPLRLWIAAVAVTFIAPRLGLSIVARELFGRVIQVVAWIAFAWLAWRVIDAIGGVIIRRLQQRGTGQIASIAAFIRRLIKAVIVVIGIIAIFDTLGYDMTAGIAALGVGGLALALGAQKLIENLVASVTILADQPVRVGEFCKVGDTMGTIEELGIRSTKIRTLDQTLVVIPNSDFAAKQIENYSRRGQFWFHPMINLHQETSPEQVRLLLERLRTLLAKDSRFPEPPRVRLLGVGNDRLPIEIFSYVLVPDYDAFLAVQEEVTLQILDLVAELGLRLAPPTFSSLGPAPSSRPPAG; this is translated from the coding sequence GTGGAACAGGTGGACAGCGAAACCGGCCCCATCTGGGTCATCGCGGCCGAAACGCTGGATGCCGTGCCCGACCTTCTGGCCGAGGGTGAAAACTCAGATGCGGCGACGCTGCTTGAGCGATGGCTGCCCGAGCCGTTTCTCAAGACTGACGTTCTGGGCGCGCCCGTGGGTCACTGGCTGGCGCTGTTCGGCCTGACCCTGCTCTCCTACCTCGCCTCCTGGCTGTTGATCGCGATTGGCCTGCAGATCGATGCCTGGTGGTATCGACGGCGGCACAGGGAGGCGCGCTCCGTCTTCTCAACCCTTGCGCCGCCGCTGCGCCTGTGGATCGCGGCCGTTGCCGTCACCTTCATCGCGCCGCGCCTGGGCCTGTCCATCGTGGCGCGGGAACTGTTCGGCCGCGTCATCCAGGTGGTGGCCTGGATCGCTTTCGCCTGGCTGGCCTGGCGGGTGATCGATGCGATCGGCGGCGTTATCATCCGGCGGTTGCAGCAGCGCGGCACCGGGCAGATCGCCTCCATCGCCGCCTTCATCCGCCGGCTCATCAAGGCGGTCATCGTCGTCATCGGCATCATCGCGATCTTCGATACGCTCGGCTACGACATGACGGCCGGTATCGCAGCCTTGGGTGTTGGCGGCCTGGCCCTGGCGCTGGGCGCGCAGAAGCTCATCGAGAACCTGGTGGCCAGCGTCACCATCCTTGCCGACCAGCCGGTGCGGGTGGGCGAGTTCTGCAAGGTGGGCGACACCATGGGTACCATCGAGGAACTGGGCATCCGCTCCACCAAGATCCGCACGCTCGACCAGACCCTCGTCGTCATTCCGAACAGCGATTTTGCCGCCAAGCAGATCGAGAACTACAGCCGCCGCGGCCAGTTCTGGTTCCACCCCATGATTAACCTGCACCAGGAGACCTCGCCGGAGCAGGTCCGCCTTCTCCTTGAGAGACTGCGAACGCTGCTGGCCAAGGACAGCCGGTTCCCCGAGCCGCCACGCGTGCGCCTGCTCGGCGTGGGAAATGACCGGTTGCCGATCGAGATTTTCAGCTATGTGCTCGTGCCCGACTACGACGCCTTCCTCGCTGTGCAGGAGGAGGTGACGCTGCAAATTCTCGACCTCGTGGCGGAGCTTGGCCTGCGACTTGCCCCGCCCACCTTCAGCAGCCTGGGCCCGGCGCCGTCGTCGCGCCCACCCGCCGGCTGA
- a CDS encoding AbfB domain-containing protein, whose translation MSAASWTKSPEPVFVTSELTKVYGPGHNSFTVDEEGRDVLVYHGRDYKEIEGDPLYDPNRHTRVQRLYYRPDGTPDFGIPVGNGEVPDRFSPAGRQGVYLRHEGGKLLADNGGALPDTQFRQKPGLAGDGTVSLEPVTAPGQFLRLTETGELVVAKNDGTPAFAQQSSFRRVAGLADPKGVSFAAAGAADNYLRVAGNSVRVATVSSDVDRTGATFLVS comes from the coding sequence ATGTCGGCAGCCTCCTGGACCAAGTCGCCGGAGCCGGTGTTCGTCACCTCCGAGCTGACCAAGGTCTACGGCCCCGGCCACAACAGCTTCACCGTGGACGAAGAGGGCCGCGACGTCCTCGTCTACCACGGCCGCGATTACAAGGAGATCGAGGGCGATCCGCTCTATGATCCCAACCGCCACACCCGCGTGCAGCGCCTGTACTACCGGCCGGACGGCACGCCGGATTTCGGCATCCCCGTCGGCAACGGCGAGGTGCCGGACCGCTTCTCGCCCGCAGGCCGTCAGGGCGTTTACCTGCGCCACGAAGGCGGCAAGCTGCTGGCGGACAACGGTGGCGCGCTGCCCGATACCCAGTTCCGCCAGAAGCCGGGCTTGGCCGGCGACGGCACGGTGTCGCTGGAGCCGGTCACCGCGCCGGGCCAGTTCCTGCGCCTTACGGAAACGGGCGAGCTGGTGGTGGCCAAAAATGACGGCACCCCGGCCTTTGCCCAGCAGAGCAGCTTCCGCCGCGTCGCGGGGCTGGCGGATCCGAAGGGCGTCTCCTTCGCGGCGGCGGGCGCCGCGGACAATTATCTTCGCGTTGCCGGCAATAGTGTTCGGGTCGCAACCGTGAGCAGCGACGTGGACCGGACCGGCGCGACCTTCCTCGTCAGCTGA
- a CDS encoding family 43 glycosylhydrolase — protein MIAKYLMSRRAFVAAAAATTLAACSGGGRGSSEEQGNGKKGGDGMTQKAPTPINPLVQQRADAQIFRHTDGNYYMTASVPEYDRLIIRRSPTLAGLGTAEEVVVWHRPTEGKMGGHIWAPELHEIDGRWYMYFAAGNAGQRPGDVFEIRTYVLQGPSGDAFKGEWSVLGELETPWDSFNLDSTVFEHKGVRYICWAQREPGIDTNSNLYLAPLKTPTTLGAEPLRLTVPTLPWEIRGFKVAEAPAFLARNGKVFLTYSASATDPATALAC, from the coding sequence ATGATTGCTAAGTATCTGATGTCACGACGCGCCTTTGTCGCGGCTGCGGCTGCCACCACCCTTGCCGCCTGCAGCGGCGGCGGTCGAGGCTCGTCCGAAGAACAGGGTAACGGCAAGAAAGGCGGCGACGGCATGACCCAGAAGGCTCCCACGCCCATCAATCCGCTGGTGCAGCAGCGGGCCGACGCGCAGATCTTCCGTCACACCGACGGCAATTATTACATGACCGCCTCCGTGCCGGAGTACGACCGCCTCATCATCCGCCGCTCGCCCACCCTCGCGGGGCTGGGAACGGCAGAGGAAGTGGTGGTCTGGCATCGCCCGACGGAAGGCAAGATGGGCGGCCACATCTGGGCGCCGGAGCTGCACGAGATCGACGGCCGCTGGTACATGTACTTCGCCGCGGGCAATGCGGGCCAGCGCCCCGGCGACGTGTTCGAAATCCGCACCTATGTGCTGCAGGGCCCCTCGGGCGATGCGTTCAAGGGCGAGTGGTCGGTGCTGGGTGAGCTTGAGACCCCGTGGGACAGCTTCAACCTCGACTCGACCGTTTTCGAGCACAAGGGCGTGCGCTACATCTGCTGGGCGCAGCGTGAGCCGGGCATCGACACCAACAGCAACCTCTATCTCGCCCCGCTGAAAACGCCGACCACCCTTGGGGCCGAGCCGCTGCGTCTCACCGTGCCGACGCTGCCGTGGGAAATCCGGGGCTTCAAGGTGGCCGAGGCTCCGGCCTTCCTCGCCCGCAACGGCAAGGTGTTCCTCACCTATTCGGCCAGCGCCACCGACCCCGCTACTGCCTTGGCCTGCTGA
- a CDS encoding TonB-dependent receptor domain-containing protein: protein MKRSSIRLHFMAGSALVAIAAPFAVSTAAAQSAGEQASASMEEIVVTGTRIRRPNLESNSPLTVVSDLEIKYQGATNVDSVLNRMPQFTPDANENVSNGADGTAQINLRDLGSNRVLVLMDGQRLLPSQAMDVNFIPSALVERIDVVTGGASAVYGSDAISGVVNFIMRKNLNGIRADAQYSFYQHNNNNDSLRDLVRDSGYETAPGSVTDGSKYDINIAAGTDFADGKGNVTMYAGYRKVRPVLQGSRDYSACALDPTGEGNSAFACGGSSNNEYGSFTVLKDPVTGSPVNYNNTKDGSKTWVPYDSSFRFNYAPENYIQRSDIRYTAGAFAHYELAPSAEVYGSFMFMDDHSYSQAASGGLWAGEVYSINCDNPLLGAQQATALCGAAAGTDTSRDTFIGYRLTGEGSSPRRDSLRHTNYRFTGGVRGDIFDGISYDVGALRAVSIFNENYQNDVDPAKAKKALQVVNVDGVPTCKSVIDGTDPNCVPMDVFGYGNIDPSAYDYIYAPTFTRGEQTLTMFSANISGDLTNYGIVSPWASSGVGFALGVEHRRENLVFEADALAQAKGTLESQGSIKVNEVYAEVGVPILENMPFARSLSITGGFRYSEYTNDSKTGTVTKYSASTYKGELDYAPSRDVRFRASYNHAIRAPNINELFASQGLGNVSAQDPCAGTSPVASMEQCQLTGVSPEQYGNIPECPANMCVAQGGGNPLLKPEEADTYTFGVVLTPTFLPNLSLSLDYYNIKVDGYIGSVDPTLTINQCVQTGNPYFCDLFHRAPGTGVLFGTDGYVVGTTLNTGYLKTSGIDVSANYRFDFEDVGLNNAGRLNFDLVGTYLDKSTVKQLPGLGTYDCAGLYGPTCGQPTPRWRHNLRTTWEMPWSNATLSLNWRYFGGTKLSSNTDNEFLKGTPYIINRKLKAYSYFDLSGTVEVYQNLVLRAGINNLFDKDPPAIAQGLLSSFGNGNTYPGVYDPLGRTIFVGLTAEF, encoded by the coding sequence ATGAAAAGAAGTTCGATCCGCTTACATTTCATGGCAGGCAGCGCGCTGGTGGCAATCGCCGCGCCGTTTGCTGTGTCTACCGCCGCGGCCCAGTCCGCCGGCGAACAGGCCAGCGCCTCGATGGAAGAAATTGTGGTCACGGGTACGCGTATCCGCCGGCCTAACCTCGAGAGCAACAGCCCGCTGACCGTCGTCAGCGATCTGGAAATCAAGTACCAGGGCGCGACCAACGTCGACAGTGTGCTGAACCGCATGCCGCAGTTCACGCCTGACGCGAACGAGAACGTCTCGAACGGCGCGGACGGTACGGCGCAGATCAACCTGCGCGACCTCGGCTCCAACCGCGTGCTCGTGCTGATGGACGGCCAGCGCCTGCTGCCGTCCCAGGCGATGGACGTGAACTTCATTCCGTCCGCGCTGGTTGAGCGCATCGACGTGGTGACCGGTGGTGCTTCGGCCGTTTACGGTTCCGACGCGATTTCCGGCGTCGTCAACTTCATCATGCGGAAGAATCTGAACGGCATCCGCGCCGATGCTCAATACAGCTTCTACCAGCACAACAATAATAACGACAGCCTGCGCGATCTGGTGCGCGACAGCGGTTACGAAACCGCGCCGGGTTCGGTGACCGACGGCAGCAAGTACGACATCAACATCGCGGCCGGCACCGACTTTGCCGACGGCAAGGGCAACGTCACCATGTACGCCGGCTACCGCAAGGTTCGCCCGGTGCTGCAGGGTTCGCGCGATTACTCGGCTTGCGCTCTCGACCCGACCGGTGAAGGCAACAGCGCCTTTGCCTGCGGCGGCTCAAGCAACAACGAGTACGGTTCGTTCACGGTTCTGAAGGACCCCGTGACCGGCTCTCCGGTGAACTACAACAACACCAAGGACGGCAGCAAAACCTGGGTTCCCTACGACAGCTCGTTCCGTTTCAACTACGCGCCGGAAAACTACATCCAGCGTTCGGACATCCGCTACACCGCGGGCGCCTTCGCGCACTATGAGCTGGCTCCTTCCGCCGAAGTCTACGGCAGCTTCATGTTCATGGACGACCACAGCTACTCGCAGGCAGCCTCCGGCGGCCTGTGGGCGGGCGAGGTCTACTCCATCAACTGCGACAACCCGCTGCTCGGCGCGCAGCAGGCGACCGCCCTGTGCGGTGCGGCTGCCGGCACCGATACCAGCCGGGATACCTTCATCGGCTACCGCCTGACCGGCGAAGGCAGCTCGCCGCGTCGGGACTCGCTGCGTCACACCAATTACCGCTTCACCGGCGGCGTGCGCGGCGACATCTTCGACGGCATCAGCTATGACGTCGGCGCTCTGCGCGCGGTCTCGATCTTTAACGAGAACTACCAGAACGACGTCGATCCGGCCAAGGCGAAGAAGGCTCTGCAAGTCGTCAACGTCGACGGCGTGCCGACCTGTAAGTCGGTCATCGACGGCACCGATCCGAACTGCGTGCCGATGGATGTGTTCGGCTACGGCAACATCGACCCGTCGGCCTACGACTACATCTACGCGCCGACGTTCACCCGCGGCGAGCAGACGCTGACCATGTTCAGCGCCAACATCAGCGGCGACCTGACCAACTACGGCATCGTCAGCCCGTGGGCGTCGAGCGGCGTCGGCTTCGCGCTCGGTGTGGAGCATCGCCGCGAAAACCTGGTCTTTGAGGCCGATGCTCTGGCTCAGGCCAAGGGCACCCTGGAATCTCAGGGCAGCATCAAGGTCAACGAAGTCTACGCAGAAGTTGGCGTTCCCATCCTTGAGAACATGCCGTTCGCCAGGTCGCTCAGCATCACGGGTGGCTTCCGTTATTCGGAATACACCAATGACAGCAAGACCGGCACGGTCACCAAGTACAGCGCGTCCACCTACAAGGGCGAACTGGACTATGCGCCGAGCCGCGACGTGCGCTTCCGCGCCAGCTACAACCACGCCATCCGCGCCCCGAACATCAACGAGCTGTTCGCCTCTCAGGGCCTCGGCAACGTGTCGGCACAGGATCCGTGCGCCGGCACCTCGCCGGTGGCGAGCATGGAGCAGTGCCAGCTCACCGGCGTTTCGCCCGAGCAGTACGGCAACATTCCGGAATGCCCGGCGAACATGTGCGTGGCCCAGGGCGGCGGCAACCCGCTCTTGAAGCCGGAAGAGGCCGACACCTACACCTTCGGTGTGGTGCTGACGCCGACCTTCCTGCCGAACCTGTCGCTGTCGCTCGACTACTACAACATCAAGGTGGACGGCTACATCGGCTCGGTTGACCCGACCCTCACCATCAACCAGTGCGTGCAGACCGGCAATCCCTACTTCTGCGACCTGTTCCACCGGGCTCCGGGTACGGGCGTGCTGTTCGGCACCGACGGCTACGTGGTCGGCACCACGCTCAATACCGGTTACCTGAAGACCTCCGGTATCGACGTGAGCGCCAACTACCGCTTCGACTTCGAGGATGTCGGCCTCAACAACGCCGGTCGCCTCAACTTCGACCTGGTTGGCACCTACCTCGACAAGTCGACCGTCAAGCAGCTGCCGGGCCTCGGCACCTACGACTGCGCCGGTCTCTACGGCCCGACCTGCGGTCAGCCGACGCCGCGTTGGCGCCACAACCTCCGCACCACCTGGGAGATGCCGTGGTCGAACGCCACGCTGTCGCTCAACTGGCGCTATTTCGGCGGAACGAAGCTGTCCAGCAACACGGACAACGAGTTCCTCAAGGGCACGCCGTACATCATCAACCGCAAGCTCAAGGCCTACAGCTACTTCGACCTGAGCGGTACGGTTGAGGTGTACCAGAACCTGGTCCTGCGCGCCGGTATCAACAACCTGTTCGACAAGGACCCGCCGGCGATTGCCCAGGGGCTGCTCAGCTCCTTCGGCAACGGCAACACCTACCCGGGTGTGTACGATCCTCTCGGCCGGACGATCTTCGTCGGTCTGACCGCAGAGTTCTAA